The uncultured Roseibium sp. DNA segment CGGGGGATCGGCCGCGCCGCGCAGCATGATCGAGGCATTCGAGGATCTGAACGTCTCCGTCTGTCATGCCTGGGGCATGACTGAAATGAGCCCGATCGGGACGCAAGGGTCTTTGGCTCCGCCGCTGACCGATCTGCCGAAGGAAAAGCAGATCGACCTGAAGTCGACACAAGGCCGACGCACCTTTGGCGTGGACCTGAAGATCGTCGATGCGAACGGCAAGTGCCAGCCCCATGACGGGGTTGCGACCGGTGAGCTCTTCGTTCGCGGTAACACGGTCGTCTCCGGCTATTTCAACAATCAGGAGGCTTCGGAGACCGCCTTCGATGCGGAGGGCTGGTTCCGAACCGGCGATGTCGCTTCCATCAGTCCGGACGGGTTCCTGACCATTACCGATCGGGCCAAGGACCTGATCAAGTCGGGCGGGGAGTGGATCAGTTCCATCGATCTGGAAAACATGGCCATCGCCCATCCGGACGTGGCCAATTGTGCGGTGATCGCCGTGCCTCATCCTAAGTGGGACGAGCGGCCGTTGCTGATCGTGGTCCCCGCGGAAGGAGCGACGCCCGACAAGGAGGAGATCCTGGCCCATCTGGCCAAGGGGCTTGCCAAATGGCAGGTTCCTGACGACGTTATCTTTGTCGATACGCTGCCGCTGACCGCGACCGGAAAGGTCTCGAAACTGACGCTAAGGCAGATTTATACCGACCATTCATTGCCTGAGGCAGGTTGATCCAAGCGGCTCGGCTTCCTACCCTGTAGGGGTGCTTCGACCGGCCTTCGGGCCGGTCGTTTGCCGACATGCTCGCCCAAATCATTTTGTTCCAGACAGGAGTTTTCTCATGCGTTTACCGTCCACAGTCGAGCCGAATGCGGCCAATGGCGTGCCGCTGTCGCCGCTGTCACTGCTGGACCGGTCGATCATCGTCTATGCGGACAAGCTCGCCGTGGCTCATGGCGAGCGCCGCTGGACCTATCGGGAATTCGGCGATCTGGTCCGGCGCATGGCGGGCGCCCTGGAAGAGCGCGGCATTGGGCCGGGCGATACGGTGTCGATCGTGTCCGCCAACCGTCCGGAAATGCTCGCCGCCCATTTTGCCGTACCTATGCTCGGAGCCGTGCTCAACACGATCAACACCCGCCTCGATGTGGAGACGGTGCGCTATATTCTCGATCACTGCAGCGCGCAGGCGGTCATCGCCGACGAGGCCTGCGTCGACCTTGTCGCGGAAGCCTGTGGAGATGTTCCGCTCTATTGCCTGCGTCCGGTAGGCGAGGAGGGGCCGGGTGAGGCTCTCGATCTGCTGGACGGGAAGGGTAAGGTCGCCGACTGGCCGTTCATGGAGCGGGTGAAAAGCGAGTGGCAGCCGATTGCCATCAACTACACGTCAGGCACGACAGGCTCGCCGAAAGGCGTGATCTATCACCACCGCGGCGCCTACATTAACGCGCTCAACAACACCCTGGCGCTCAACTTCAATCGCTCGGTGACCTATCTATGGACCCTGCCGATGTTCCACTGTAACGGCTGGTCCCACACTTGGGCCGTGACGGCGGCGGGCGGAACCCATGTCTGCCTGGAAGGGGTTGACCCGGCCGAAATCGTGTCGGCCCTCAAAGAGTTCAAGGTCACCAACATGGCCTGTGCCCCGGTCGTGCTCTACATGATGCTGGAACGGCTTGAGAAGCAGGGCGACTTCCGCCCGGACCATCCGGTGCATGTCGCCACCGGCGGGGCGGCGCCGACATCGGCGTTGATCGAGCGCATGGATGCGTTCGGCTTCAGTCTCGTTCATCTCTACGGATTGACGGAAAGCTACGGTCCGGCGACCGGCATGCTGCCCGATCCGGTAATCGAGCAGGAATCGGCCGCGGTTCGGGCGGCCTTTTCCGCGCGTCAGGGACATGGCTTGCCGTCAGGAATCCGTGTCGAGGTCAAACGCTCCGACGGGACACCGGTCACCCACGACGGAATTGATATGGGCGAGATCATGCTGGCCGGACCGTCGATCATGGGCGGCTATCACACCGATCCGCTGGCGACCTCGATTGCCTTCGAGGGCGGCATGTTCCACACGGGCGATCTGGCCGTCGTTCATCCGGACGGGGCCATGGAGATCCGAGACCGGGCCAAGGATATCATCATCACCGGTGGTGAGAACGTCTCCAGCCTGGAGGTGGAAAGCGTTCTGCACCGGCATCCGCGTGTGCTGTTGGCGGCCGTCGTCGCCGCTCCTCATCCGAAATGGGGCGAGACCCCTTGGGCGTTCATACAGTTGAACGACGCGGAGGGGGACGATCCCACCGAAGAGGACATTATCGCCTTCTGCCGGGACCATCTGGCCGGGTTCAAGCTGCCGCGCCGGATCATTTTCATGGACCTGCCGCGAACGGCCACCGGCAAGGTACAGAAGTTCTCCCTGCGCCAGCAGGCTCTGGAGATGCAGAAAGAGGACGCTTGACGCCCTGGTTGGGCAAGGTCCGGGATTGTCCTTATGCGGCCGATTGTCTGCCCCGATTGACCGGGCGGCCTCCAGAGCCGACTTTCACGTTAATGAAAGTAGGGAGGAGGATAGTCCGAAAATGAAGGTATCCACGTTGTTTCGTGCCGCCGTCAGCGCGGTGTTTCTTGTTGTGTCGGGTCCGGCTCTGGCCGGGCTGAAGACGGTCAAGGTGACCGACACGGTCTATG contains these protein-coding regions:
- a CDS encoding AMP-binding protein translates to MRLPSTVEPNAANGVPLSPLSLLDRSIIVYADKLAVAHGERRWTYREFGDLVRRMAGALEERGIGPGDTVSIVSANRPEMLAAHFAVPMLGAVLNTINTRLDVETVRYILDHCSAQAVIADEACVDLVAEACGDVPLYCLRPVGEEGPGEALDLLDGKGKVADWPFMERVKSEWQPIAINYTSGTTGSPKGVIYHHRGAYINALNNTLALNFNRSVTYLWTLPMFHCNGWSHTWAVTAAGGTHVCLEGVDPAEIVSALKEFKVTNMACAPVVLYMMLERLEKQGDFRPDHPVHVATGGAAPTSALIERMDAFGFSLVHLYGLTESYGPATGMLPDPVIEQESAAVRAAFSARQGHGLPSGIRVEVKRSDGTPVTHDGIDMGEIMLAGPSIMGGYHTDPLATSIAFEGGMFHTGDLAVVHPDGAMEIRDRAKDIIITGGENVSSLEVESVLHRHPRVLLAAVVAAPHPKWGETPWAFIQLNDAEGDDPTEEDIIAFCRDHLAGFKLPRRIIFMDLPRTATGKVQKFSLRQQALEMQKEDA